The Geobacter sp. AOG2 genome includes a window with the following:
- a CDS encoding cohesin domain-containing protein, which produces MTPHIRPIVTAAILLLLSASLALGASVSVTSQGNGVYTVQASDMDGVSGFDLVLNYDATVLASPSISQGALVSGAMFAANPNYSKTSIKIAAVSTKSFSGSGPIATITFGTHSGTGSVTVASFSPINSSGATVSGSITTGDTTSSDTTGTTSNETTSSNTNRGSNGTSGTTTTNTTTTGNSGPTYLGTVTMPSDSQSQHETKTPPSPAPEGSAKPAEAPTPSATEAAPTIETPAVNETAAAKTKKAETIATASNTAVLERFRAYKGEKTPAILIALFKEQISASFRQEPFVALSDGTTTVTIAADLSAESGGSPNFALNGAKLVSLRKSDTSPTWYIEALPTKGVLSASLMVLSENHVTEYPLTIAPAIKNAASTEVEFATFLKDAAKTPAQHDLNGDGRYDGIDDYIYAANYLARQMKAQTIAK; this is translated from the coding sequence ATGACTCCACATATCAGACCAATAGTCACGGCCGCGATTCTGCTCCTGTTGAGCGCCTCGCTTGCCTTGGGCGCATCGGTGTCGGTCACCTCCCAGGGTAACGGCGTCTACACGGTCCAGGCAAGCGACATGGACGGCGTCTCCGGTTTCGACCTCGTCCTGAATTACGACGCCACCGTCCTGGCGTCGCCGTCAATAAGCCAGGGAGCGCTTGTCTCCGGAGCAATGTTCGCCGCCAACCCCAATTATTCCAAAACTAGCATCAAAATTGCGGCTGTCAGCACCAAATCCTTTTCCGGTAGCGGTCCGATCGCCACCATTACCTTTGGAACCCATTCGGGAACAGGCAGTGTCACCGTAGCCAGCTTCAGCCCGATAAACAGTAGCGGCGCGACGGTAAGCGGCAGTATCACAACCGGCGACACAACCAGCAGCGATACTACCGGCACCACCAGTAACGAAACAACCAGCAGCAACACCAATCGCGGCAGTAACGGTACCAGCGGCACCACCACTACCAATACTACCACCACCGGCAATTCAGGCCCCACCTATCTCGGCACGGTCACCATGCCATCGGACAGTCAGTCTCAGCATGAAACAAAAACACCTCCTTCACCTGCGCCGGAAGGAAGCGCCAAACCGGCCGAAGCGCCCACCCCCTCCGCAACCGAGGCGGCGCCCACAATCGAAACACCAGCCGTGAACGAGACTGCGGCGGCAAAGACGAAAAAAGCCGAGACTATCGCCACCGCATCCAACACGGCGGTGCTTGAGCGGTTCAGAGCCTACAAAGGGGAGAAAACCCCCGCCATCCTGATCGCCCTCTTCAAGGAACAAATTTCCGCATCTTTCCGCCAGGAGCCCTTTGTCGCTCTGAGCGACGGCACAACCACCGTGACCATAGCCGCCGACCTTTCGGCAGAGTCGGGCGGTTCGCCCAATTTTGCCCTGAATGGCGCCAAACTGGTTTCCTTGAGAAAGAGTGACACCTCACCCACATGGTATATTGAAGCCCTGCCAACAAAGGGTGTGCTGAGCGCAAGCTTGATGGTACTCAGCGAGAATCATGTCACCGAATATCCGCTGACCATTGCCCCGGCTATCAAGAATGCGGCCTCTACGGAGGTTGAATTTGCCACTTTCCTCAAGGATGCCGCCAAGACTCCGGCGCAGCATGACCTGAACGGCGACGGCAGGTACGACGGGATCGACGATTATATCTATGCGGCCAATTACCTTGCCCGGCAGATGAAGGCACAAACCATCGCAAAATAG